In Suttonella indologenes, one genomic interval encodes:
- the zapE gene encoding cell division protein ZapE, whose product MNLTTLYQKAISDKAFSSDAAQLAVIAHMQRIIDELTTQSQEAPPSKNGGFFARLFGKKNTAAQKPWIQGLYCWGGVGRGKTFLMDLFMQALPTARKRRRHFHRFMLEINEALNRCSQMQNPIQHIVAEMAKEIDVLCLDEFFVSDITHAMILDRLLSAMHAQGITIITTSNIAPADLYKNGLQRERFLPAIAWIEEHLIVHHVPDGEDFRRRHFSMQNIFRQADSPSQRQALIDDLSELTGHAPAKNEAHFQVGSREIPLYWCNKDSIVFDFAQLCQGNYSQKDYIEIAKHFAYVGIVGVPIMDEYLEDAARRFLLLIDEFYDRRVKLLLTTADDISRLYQGKKMRFEYERLQSRLFEMQSEAYWREAHLP is encoded by the coding sequence ATGAATCTGACAACACTCTACCAAAAAGCCATTAGCGACAAAGCCTTCAGCAGCGACGCAGCACAACTCGCCGTCATCGCCCACATGCAGCGCATCATCGACGAACTGACGACACAATCCCAAGAAGCACCGCCAAGCAAAAACGGCGGCTTTTTCGCTCGACTGTTCGGCAAAAAAAACACCGCAGCGCAAAAACCGTGGATTCAAGGACTCTACTGCTGGGGCGGCGTCGGACGCGGCAAAACCTTCCTCATGGACCTCTTCATGCAAGCCCTGCCCACCGCACGCAAACGCCGCCGCCATTTCCACCGCTTCATGCTAGAAATCAACGAAGCATTGAACCGATGCTCGCAAATGCAAAACCCGATTCAACACATCGTAGCGGAGATGGCAAAAGAAATCGACGTACTCTGCCTAGACGAATTTTTCGTCTCCGATATCACCCACGCCATGATTCTCGACCGCCTGCTAAGCGCCATGCACGCGCAAGGCATCACCATCATCACCACCTCCAACATCGCCCCCGCCGATTTATACAAAAACGGACTCCAGCGCGAGCGCTTCCTACCCGCCATCGCATGGATAGAAGAGCATCTGATCGTGCATCATGTACCGGACGGCGAAGACTTCCGCCGCCGCCATTTCTCCATGCAAAACATCTTCCGCCAAGCAGACAGCCCGAGCCAACGCCAAGCCCTGATAGACGATCTCAGCGAACTCACGGGACATGCCCCCGCCAAAAACGAAGCGCATTTCCAAGTCGGCAGCCGCGAAATTCCGCTTTATTGGTGCAATAAAGACAGCATCGTCTTTGACTTTGCCCAACTCTGCCAAGGTAACTACTCGCAAAAAGACTACATCGAAATCGCCAAACATTTCGCCTATGTGGGCATCGTCGGCGTACCGATAATGGACGAATACCTAGAAGATGCCGCACGCCGCTTCCTGCTGCTGATTGACGAATTCTACGATCGCCGCGTCAAATTACTGCTGACCACCGCCGACGACATCAGCCGACTCTATCAAGGCAAAAAAATGCGCTTTGAATACGAACGCCTGCAAAGCCGCCTCTTTGAAATGCAAAGCGAAGCCTATTGGCGGGAAGCGCATCTGCCTTAA
- the lptG gene encoding LPS export ABC transporter permease LptG: MSKFDRYLLRTLLISTFVTLIFLLGIDFLVQSSDEADNLGVGKYSFLVMIYVLALQIPDKIIEFLPAAILVGSIMGLGQLGNQNELTVVRAAGVSKLRLSRAGILMAFFLGIGLIGISEYIAPGMNDKAELTRNQALGRASANHFAQGIWLDSGEDGYVHIAQFNPDGSLGGLSFYRQDREGNIRIDKVRRAEHQGDYWQLSDSHSIMLNSTRYQLGEGRNTWHNSVNPQTLSRLADTSSAQTIAELYTLTQFLKANRIEHRNESLRLWQQLFLPLSTLAMLLLALPFAYGQVRSGGGGARLLIGILLGVSYYVLQAILSSMALLLHWPPILGALLPILILGIPPFIALLRN, encoded by the coding sequence ATGAGCAAATTCGACCGCTATTTACTGCGCACGCTACTCATCAGCACCTTTGTGACCTTAATATTCCTTTTAGGCATAGATTTTCTCGTACAAAGCAGCGATGAAGCCGACAATCTAGGCGTAGGCAAATACTCATTCCTTGTAATGATATATGTTCTTGCTCTGCAAATTCCCGATAAAATTATCGAATTTCTGCCTGCCGCTATCTTAGTCGGCAGCATCATGGGACTGGGACAACTGGGCAATCAGAACGAACTCACCGTTGTACGCGCCGCCGGCGTTTCCAAGCTACGCCTCTCACGTGCCGGTATTCTCATGGCTTTTTTCCTAGGCATCGGACTCATCGGCATCAGCGAATACATCGCCCCCGGCATGAATGACAAAGCCGAACTCACGCGTAATCAAGCACTAGGACGGGCAAGTGCCAATCATTTTGCACAAGGTATCTGGCTAGACAGCGGCGAAGACGGCTACGTGCATATCGCCCAATTCAATCCCGACGGTAGCTTAGGCGGACTCAGCTTTTATCGGCAAGACAGAGAAGGCAATATCCGCATAGACAAAGTGCGTCGAGCCGAACATCAGGGTGATTACTGGCAACTCAGCGACAGCCATAGCATCATGCTTAACAGCACACGCTATCAATTGGGCGAAGGCAGAAACACTTGGCATAATTCCGTCAATCCGCAAACCTTAAGCCGCCTTGCCGATACCTCTAGCGCTCAAACCATCGCCGAACTCTATACGCTCACGCAATTCCTCAAAGCCAACCGTATTGAGCATCGCAATGAATCATTGCGCCTATGGCAGCAACTCTTTCTGCCGCTTTCTACGCTCGCTATGCTTCTGCTCGCCCTACCCTTTGCCTACGGACAAGTACGCAGCGGCGGCGGTGGCGCACGTCTGCTCATCGGCATCTTGCTCGGCGTGAGTTACTACGTGCTGCAAGCCATCCTCTCTAGCATGGCATTATTGCTGCATTGGCCGCCGATACTCGGCGCCTTGCTGCCCATACTCATACTCGGCATACCGCCCTTTATCGCCCTCTTACGCAATTAA
- the lptF gene encoding LPS export ABC transporter permease LptF produces MRLPTLYRYIMREIAALFIAIIIILLAIILSFRLARLLSAAVAGDMSLSAVWQLIGLQAVNMLIILIPVALILAAVMTLSRLYSDQEMSAVFASGISRAHIHRIIFVSAAPVCTLLLYLTLMIMPDVYRQSAAIRDQARQQASFALLSANSFRRLDNGISIHTGDFNAGAYQDFFIAQHGAGNNAVIFSDSGRIETRGTEHFLHLKQGTRIAWQDNHDMQEAGYTEFRAAELHLPSSESRRDERLRNLPTAELGTDSREHLAEWQTRLNPAVAMLIFCLCIPMLAHTGPRKGRQQKLLPAFLLFAIYSSALDNAVKAVTKGSLPALPGSFIVHAVVFTGIFCWWLKARKSL; encoded by the coding sequence ATGAGGCTTCCTACCCTTTACCGCTACATCATGCGCGAAATCGCCGCCTTATTCATCGCCATTATCATCATTTTGCTGGCAATTATTTTGAGCTTTCGCCTAGCGCGCCTGCTCTCCGCCGCGGTGGCGGGCGACATGAGCCTGTCCGCCGTGTGGCAGCTGATCGGCTTGCAGGCGGTAAATATGCTGATTATTTTAATTCCGGTCGCCCTGATTTTAGCCGCGGTCATGACCCTAAGCCGCCTCTACAGCGACCAAGAAATGAGCGCCGTATTCGCCAGCGGCATCAGCCGCGCCCACATCCACCGCATCATCTTTGTAAGCGCCGCTCCCGTCTGCACCCTGCTCTTGTATCTCACGCTGATGATTATGCCCGATGTGTACCGCCAAAGCGCCGCCATCCGCGACCAAGCCCGACAGCAAGCCAGCTTTGCCCTGCTTAGCGCCAACAGTTTCCGCCGCCTTGACAACGGCATCAGCATCCACACCGGCGATTTCAATGCCGGCGCCTATCAAGACTTCTTCATCGCCCAACACGGTGCAGGCAACAATGCCGTCATCTTTTCCGACAGCGGACGCATCGAAACCCGCGGCACGGAGCATTTCCTGCATCTCAAGCAAGGAACGCGTATTGCTTGGCAGGATAACCATGACATGCAAGAAGCCGGTTACACCGAATTCCGCGCCGCCGAGTTGCATTTGCCGAGCAGCGAAAGCCGCCGCGACGAACGTCTGCGCAACCTCCCTACTGCAGAACTGGGCACCGACAGCCGCGAACATCTCGCCGAATGGCAAACCCGCCTTAATCCCGCCGTCGCCATGCTGATTTTCTGCTTGTGCATCCCCATGCTTGCCCACACAGGCCCGCGCAAAGGACGCCAACAAAAACTCCTTCCCGCATTCTTGTTATTCGCCATCTACAGCAGCGCCCTTGATAACGCTGTGAAAGCCGTGACCAAAGGCTCTCTGCCTGCCTTACCGGGCAGCTTTATCGTACATGCCGTGGTTTTTACCGGCATTTTCTGCTGGTGGCTTAAAGCAAGGAAATCCCTCTAA
- a CDS encoding ricin-type beta-trefoil lectin domain protein, with translation MKKLVLTCATALSVTACVVTEGIPAIMVENDRPAYSPVIIVKSDSLSREEGRVKMFRVNGQCLDIHGDNDRYLIRHSCHGKSNQLFQWHSDQTLRHNGRCLDIKGNDSRAGTDIILYECTGRANQKWYRDGRRIRSSMNGLCLDAGEPYIKMQTCQNTAAQYFD, from the coding sequence ATGAAAAAACTTGTGTTGACATGTGCGACGGCTTTGTCTGTAACGGCATGTGTGGTGACTGAGGGAATACCGGCGATTATGGTAGAAAATGACAGACCTGCTTATTCGCCGGTGATTATTGTGAAATCCGATTCGCTTTCTCGTGAGGAGGGGCGCGTCAAAATGTTTCGCGTGAATGGTCAATGTTTGGATATTCACGGCGATAATGATCGGTATTTAATTCGCCATAGCTGTCATGGCAAATCAAATCAATTGTTTCAATGGCATTCGGATCAAACATTGCGCCACAATGGACGCTGTTTGGATATTAAAGGCAATGATAGCCGCGCGGGAACGGATATTATTTTATATGAGTGCACAGGGCGGGCTAATCAAAAATGGTATCGAGACGGCAGACGTATTCGCAGTTCGATGAATGGATTGTGTTTAGATGCCGGCGAGCCCTATATTAAGATGCAAACCTGTCAAAACACTGCCGCGCAGTATTTTGATTGA
- a CDS encoding SanA/YdcF family protein — translation MTWRHRLMYSLLFLCLSGIALLGFAYYWIDYSSRPFLYDDSRHIPHNRLAVVLGTAKYVGQNRINLFYNTRIQAAAQLWQAGKADYFIVSGANPNKYYNEPAEMRRDLIAAGIPADRIQPDYAGLRTLDSILRAEKIFGNTRYTIISQPFHNARAVFLARHSGHQVIAFNARDPVSFKNSSKTRIREIGARFKALLDLFILNKEARIYGEPIPFPNQNSHESDNTLPKSH, via the coding sequence ATGACATGGAGGCACCGCTTGATGTACAGCCTACTCTTTTTATGCCTTAGCGGCATAGCCCTGCTCGGCTTTGCCTATTATTGGATAGACTACAGCAGCCGCCCCTTCCTGTATGACGACAGCCGCCACATCCCGCACAACCGCCTTGCCGTCGTACTCGGCACCGCCAAATACGTAGGACAGAACCGCATCAATCTGTTTTATAACACTCGCATTCAAGCCGCCGCCCAATTATGGCAGGCAGGCAAAGCCGATTATTTCATCGTCAGCGGTGCCAACCCGAACAAATACTACAACGAGCCCGCCGAAATGCGCCGCGACCTTATCGCCGCCGGCATACCCGCCGACCGCATTCAGCCCGATTATGCGGGACTTCGCACCCTCGACAGCATTCTGCGCGCGGAAAAAATCTTCGGCAACACCCGCTACACCATCATCTCGCAACCCTTTCACAATGCCCGCGCCGTTTTCCTTGCCCGCCACAGCGGACATCAAGTCATTGCCTTTAATGCCCGCGACCCGGTGAGTTTTAAAAACAGCAGCAAAACCCGCATCCGCGAAATCGGTGCGCGCTTTAAAGCCCTGCTCGATCTCTTTATCTTGAACAAAGAAGCCCGCATCTACGGCGAGCCCATTCCCTTCCCAAACCAAAATTCCCATGAATCTGACAACACTCTACCAAAAAGCCATTAG
- a CDS encoding HI_0552 family protein, which produces MTATLKPQDCTLFELPFFQFSQLRKYAPDEIEPLKAAYKQAWNQWRQIIWQTADLLGEDFAPAHIERWSNGWQLRAHFFAFFKYRQYQSSASILSIILNRRRLSLSLDWHAYRADRSAYPLDYYQQWAAALNQSADLRRQYADFELWQDSDSEYADYKTLAEHPNPLPLLVAPHYYIIGKQLNASELGAYDSSQWLAEHIRALLPLYEIAHQPIEAGKIRTNALD; this is translated from the coding sequence ATGACCGCCACCCTCAAACCTCAGGATTGCACCCTATTTGAACTGCCCTTTTTTCAATTCAGCCAACTGCGCAAATACGCCCCTGATGAGATTGAACCGCTCAAAGCCGCCTATAAACAGGCATGGAATCAATGGCGGCAGATTATCTGGCAAACCGCCGACCTGCTTGGCGAGGATTTCGCCCCCGCCCATATCGAACGCTGGAGCAACGGCTGGCAGCTTCGCGCACATTTCTTCGCCTTCTTCAAATACCGGCAATACCAATCTTCTGCTAGCATCTTATCGATTATCCTCAACCGCCGCCGCTTAAGCCTGAGTTTGGATTGGCATGCCTACCGCGCCGACCGTTCCGCTTATCCTCTTGACTACTACCAACAATGGGCAGCCGCACTCAATCAGTCCGCCGATTTACGCAGACAATACGCCGATTTCGAACTCTGGCAAGACAGCGACAGCGAATACGCCGATTATAAAACCCTTGCCGAACATCCCAATCCTCTGCCTCTGCTTGTCGCGCCGCATTACTACATCATCGGCAAACAGCTCAATGCCTCCGAACTCGGTGCATACGACAGCAGCCAATGGCTTGCCGAACACATCCGTGCCCTGCTTCCTCTCTACGAAATAGCCCATCAGCCCATAGAGGCAGGCAAAATCCGAACAAATGCGCTAGACTAA
- a CDS encoding thiosulfate sulfurtransferase: MKKSFIPFMLSAAFLLNGCVTGHLWSEATSDDISISYQDIGSDKIHAFGQVKTTTAQLEAGSLIMMGERYWYVLNPDSSEDIQTVLNAKLSQRYQIFDHNNRKPLPALPAVLSEEKDPTFSSRFCLRYDIPEHLSATQAAQEQTELLREKFTPAAEMPQQYHRCFSAVGKTFSKPENFKVDYRFEQYVPVSLEMRRTEKKSKDMLDVLLTIVATPIALTTDAAIAVVAVPALLLSLPAEK; the protein is encoded by the coding sequence ATGAAAAAATCATTTATTCCCTTTATGTTATCAGCCGCTTTTCTTCTCAATGGCTGCGTAACCGGCCATCTCTGGAGCGAAGCCACAAGCGACGATATTTCCATTTCTTATCAGGATATCGGCAGCGATAAAATCCATGCCTTCGGACAAGTCAAAACCACTACCGCACAACTGGAAGCCGGCAGCCTCATTATGATGGGCGAACGCTATTGGTATGTGCTAAACCCTGATTCCTCTGAAGACATTCAAACAGTGCTTAATGCCAAACTCAGCCAGCGCTATCAAATCTTTGACCACAATAACCGCAAACCGCTGCCCGCTTTGCCGGCAGTGCTCAGCGAAGAAAAAGATCCGACTTTCAGCAGCCGTTTCTGCCTGCGTTATGACATTCCTGAGCATCTTTCCGCCACCCAAGCAGCACAAGAACAAACGGAACTTTTGCGTGAGAAATTTACACCGGCAGCAGAAATGCCGCAGCAATACCATCGCTGCTTTTCCGCCGTCGGGAAAACCTTCTCCAAACCGGAAAATTTCAAAGTGGATTACCGCTTTGAGCAATATGTGCCTGTCAGTCTGGAAATGCGCCGAACAGAAAAGAAATCGAAAGATATGCTTGACGTACTCTTGACCATCGTCGCAACACCTATCGCTCTTACTACCGATGCCGCAATTGCCGTCGTCGCCGTACCGGCTCTGCTCTTATCTCTGCCGGCTGAAAAGTAA
- a CDS encoding leucyl aminopeptidase: protein MNVIAKNAQAAKVGADVLVLWLDDKGRFGEALQAVDKASEGYFSARQQAGDLPEAGKWALFHAVEGVKAARVLVLCLSAGEGALRQIAPAVWSQIAEHRWDKCVFALQDVPVSRAARVFVGALYHSAYRFEQFKTISDSDKKAAKWRKKWQGEWLLEKKETQVEQDLAWADALNAGCSLTRDLGNTPPNVCTPRWLAEQAEQLAEQYEDLSVKVLKTKEIKALEMGALLCVAQGSVQEPRFITMSYQPAKAVNKKPVVLVGKGVTFDSGGISIKPADGMDLMKYDMGGAAAVFGAMAAVAKAALPVHVVALIPAVENLPSGAAVKPGDIVRSMSGKTIEILNTDAEGRLILCDALTYAERYEPQAVIDLATLTGACVIALGSPRAGLFGNNAELEQALYLAGEAVHDRVWRMPLDEDYLEMMKSPFADLANASSVREAGAVTAAAFLSQFAQKYDWAHLDIAGVAWQRGGGKGGTGRPVALLLEYFTRLAGKK from the coding sequence ATGAATGTGATTGCTAAAAATGCGCAGGCGGCGAAAGTCGGCGCTGATGTCTTGGTGCTGTGGTTGGATGATAAAGGGCGTTTTGGCGAGGCTTTGCAGGCTGTGGATAAGGCGTCGGAGGGCTATTTTTCCGCGCGTCAGCAGGCGGGTGATTTGCCGGAGGCGGGCAAATGGGCTTTGTTCCATGCGGTCGAGGGCGTGAAAGCGGCGCGCGTATTGGTATTGTGTTTGTCGGCAGGCGAGGGGGCTTTGCGTCAGATAGCGCCTGCGGTTTGGTCGCAGATTGCCGAGCATCGCTGGGATAAATGCGTTTTTGCTTTGCAAGATGTGCCGGTAAGTCGGGCGGCGCGTGTTTTTGTCGGCGCTTTATATCATAGCGCTTATCGTTTTGAGCAGTTTAAGACGATAAGCGACAGCGATAAAAAGGCGGCAAAATGGCGCAAGAAATGGCAGGGCGAATGGCTGCTTGAGAAAAAAGAGACTCAGGTCGAGCAGGATTTGGCTTGGGCGGATGCTTTGAATGCGGGTTGCAGTTTGACGCGCGATTTGGGCAATACGCCGCCGAATGTGTGTACGCCCCGCTGGTTGGCGGAACAAGCCGAGCAATTGGCGGAGCAATATGAGGATTTATCGGTAAAAGTGCTGAAAACCAAAGAGATTAAGGCTTTGGAAATGGGTGCTTTGCTCTGTGTGGCGCAAGGATCGGTTCAGGAGCCGCGTTTTATTACGATGAGCTATCAGCCGGCAAAAGCGGTGAATAAAAAGCCGGTGGTCTTGGTGGGCAAGGGCGTGACTTTCGATTCCGGCGGTATTTCGATTAAACCTGCCGATGGCATGGATTTGATGAAATACGATATGGGCGGTGCGGCGGCGGTATTCGGCGCGATGGCGGCGGTGGCAAAGGCGGCATTGCCTGTGCATGTGGTGGCTTTGATTCCTGCGGTGGAGAATTTGCCCAGCGGTGCGGCGGTCAAGCCCGGCGATATTGTGCGCAGCATGTCTGGCAAGACGATTGAGATTTTAAATACGGATGCCGAAGGGCGTTTGATTCTCTGTGATGCTTTGACTTATGCCGAGCGCTACGAACCGCAGGCGGTAATTGATTTGGCGACCTTGACCGGCGCTTGTGTGATTGCTCTCGGCTCGCCGCGCGCGGGCTTGTTCGGCAATAATGCGGAGCTGGAGCAGGCTTTGTATTTGGCGGGAGAAGCGGTGCATGACCGCGTTTGGCGTATGCCTTTGGATGAGGATTATCTCGAGATGATGAAGAGTCCTTTTGCGGATTTGGCGAATGCTTCTAGCGTGCGCGAGGCGGGGGCGGTAACGGCAGCGGCATTTTTAAGCCAGTTTGCGCAAAAATACGATTGGGCGCATTTGGATATTGCCGGCGTAGCTTGGCAGCGTGGCGGCGGTAAAGGCGGTACGGGTCGTCCCGTAGCTTTATTATTGGAATATTTCACGCGCTTGGCAGGGAAAAAATAA
- the rsmG gene encoding 16S rRNA (guanine(527)-N(7))-methyltransferase RsmG, translating to MSVSALLELGLAALAIDVPPSLSARLQEYLQLLEKWNRVHNLTAVRAPEEQVRLHLLDCLALVPLLNASALRIADIGSGAGFPGLMWAMARPQWSLYLVESNHKKTAFLREAVRCLALENVQVIAKRAEQWQPEQAMDWIVSRAMADIDGFVRVSAHLGHADSTWGLMKAHDDEQCSIAGFVKSTVQQVHVPLLDAPRLWVCVRREAVDGN from the coding sequence ATGTCAGTGAGTGCTTTGCTTGAGCTGGGTTTGGCGGCATTAGCCATCGATGTGCCGCCTTCCTTGTCTGCGCGCTTGCAAGAATATTTGCAGCTTTTGGAGAAATGGAACCGCGTGCATAATTTGACGGCGGTGCGTGCGCCTGAGGAGCAGGTGCGCCTGCATCTCTTGGATTGCTTGGCGCTTGTGCCTTTGCTGAACGCCTCTGCGCTGCGGATTGCCGATATCGGCAGCGGCGCGGGTTTCCCCGGTCTGATGTGGGCAATGGCAAGACCGCAATGGTCGCTGTATTTGGTTGAATCCAATCATAAAAAAACGGCGTTTTTACGCGAAGCGGTACGCTGTCTGGCTTTGGAGAATGTGCAGGTCATCGCTAAGCGTGCCGAGCAATGGCAGCCAGAACAGGCGATGGATTGGATTGTCAGCCGCGCGATGGCAGATATTGACGGCTTTGTGCGCGTGAGCGCGCATTTGGGGCATGCGGACAGCACATGGGGCTTGATGAAAGCGCATGATGATGAGCAATGCAGCATCGCGGGATTTGTGAAAAGCACCGTGCAGCAGGTGCATGTGCCGCTGCTGGATGCGCCGCGTTTATGGGTTTGCGTACGGCGGGAGGCGGTAGATGGCAACTAA
- a CDS encoding ParA family protein has protein sequence MATKIIAVSNQKGGVGKTTSAVSLAAAFAAEGKKTLLIDMDPQCNATVACGVAHREIEFGVMEVLTGGKAPEDVCLHLPDSGIWLLPANENLSADDKDLAAQAARHSALQRHCTGWIEGFDWVFIDCPPTLNILTVNALVAAQYVLVPIQCEYFALEGVGALLDTVGQVRQSINPDLRVAGFLRTMFDPRSRLTREVSDNLIEHLKGLVFNEIIPRNVRLAEAPSYGQPIVQYDPRSKGALAYQAVAQELAQRLGN, from the coding sequence ATGGCAACTAAGATTATTGCGGTCAGCAATCAAAAAGGCGGTGTCGGCAAAACCACCAGCGCAGTCAGTCTTGCGGCAGCTTTTGCGGCGGAAGGCAAAAAAACGCTGCTGATCGATATGGATCCCCAATGCAATGCCACCGTGGCTTGCGGCGTGGCGCATCGGGAAATCGAATTCGGCGTCATGGAAGTTTTAACAGGCGGCAAAGCGCCTGAAGATGTCTGTCTGCATTTGCCCGACAGCGGTATTTGGCTCTTGCCCGCCAATGAAAATTTAAGCGCCGACGACAAAGATTTAGCCGCCCAAGCGGCAAGACACAGCGCCTTGCAGCGCCATTGCACGGGCTGGATAGAGGGCTTCGATTGGGTCTTTATCGACTGTCCGCCGACATTAAACATATTAACCGTCAATGCCTTAGTGGCAGCGCAATATGTGCTGGTGCCGATTCAATGCGAATATTTCGCTTTGGAAGGCGTGGGCGCATTATTGGATACGGTCGGACAGGTGCGGCAAAGCATTAATCCCGATTTGCGTGTGGCGGGTTTTTTGCGCACCATGTTCGATCCGCGTTCGCGGCTGACGCGCGAAGTCTCGGATAATTTGATTGAGCATCTGAAAGGACTGGTTTTTAACGAAATTATTCCGCGCAATGTGCGCTTGGCGGAAGCGCCCAGCTACGGACAGCCGATTGTGCAATACGATCCGCGCTCAAAAGGCGCTTTGGCATATCAGGCGGTGGCACAGGAATTGGCGCAGCGTTTAGGGAATTGA
- a CDS encoding ATP synthase subunit I, translating into MQKTVVKLLVTQTVIAIVLLVLTWLSAYRYLAHPIFLGTLVSIITSAALMLVIRKLPKVLKARTFYALMWLCEILKWLIIIILMIIFLKMQVNALGLVIGFATTYVGGYFMMLILK; encoded by the coding sequence ATGCAAAAAACAGTAGTTAAATTACTAGTTACACAAACGGTAATTGCTATCGTTTTGCTAGTGCTGACATGGCTGTCAGCTTATCGTTATCTTGCTCATCCAATATTCTTAGGTACTCTCGTTAGTATTATAACAAGCGCTGCATTGATGCTAGTTATAAGAAAATTGCCGAAGGTATTGAAGGCAAGAACGTTTTATGCGCTGATGTGGTTATGTGAAATATTAAAATGGTTGATCATTATTATCTTGATGATCATTTTTCTGAAAATGCAAGTAAATGCCTTGGGGTTAGTCATAGGATTTGCGACAACCTATGTAGGCGGCTATTTTATGATGCTTATACTGAAGTGA
- a CDS encoding ParB/RepB/Spo0J family partition protein encodes MKKGGLSKGLGDILNDSGRDVLAKPELETLKEIDVARIQAGRYQPRRLFDEQTLSELAQSISEHGVLQPLVVRPIGHERYEIVAGERRFRASQRAGLNKVPCVVKHYDDRQALAVALIENLQRSDLNALEEAQGLQQLANEFSLSHERIAQLIGRSRSAVSNSLRLLGLSEPVKQALSDEKIDMGHARALLSLSPAQQQMMVGEIIAKELTVRQTEARVRQLLKGEEEQAVKIPLKNADIEALESRVSDFLGFAVAINHKKKGNGKIVLKYQSLDELESIFGKWGFDQRS; translated from the coding sequence ATGAAAAAAGGCGGTTTAAGCAAGGGTTTGGGCGATATTTTGAACGACAGCGGACGCGATGTACTGGCAAAACCCGAATTAGAAACGCTGAAAGAAATCGATGTGGCGCGGATTCAGGCAGGACGCTATCAGCCGCGCCGCCTTTTTGACGAGCAGACGCTCAGCGAATTGGCGCAATCGATTAGCGAACACGGCGTATTGCAACCCTTAGTCGTACGCCCGATCGGACATGAACGCTATGAAATAGTCGCCGGCGAGCGGCGTTTTCGCGCCTCGCAAAGAGCGGGCTTAAACAAAGTGCCCTGCGTGGTCAAACATTATGACGACCGCCAAGCCCTTGCCGTGGCATTGATTGAAAACCTGCAACGCTCCGACTTAAATGCCTTGGAAGAAGCGCAGGGCTTGCAGCAATTGGCGAATGAATTTTCTTTATCGCATGAACGTATTGCGCAATTAATCGGGCGCTCGCGCTCCGCCGTCAGCAATAGTTTGCGCCTGCTGGGATTAAGCGAGCCGGTAAAACAAGCCTTGAGCGATGAAAAAATCGATATGGGACATGCCCGCGCCTTGCTCAGCCTATCACCTGCCCAACAGCAAATGATGGTCGGCGAAATCATTGCCAAAGAACTGACCGTGCGCCAGACAGAAGCGCGGGTGCGGCAATTGCTTAAGGGCGAAGAAGAACAAGCGGTCAAAATACCTTTGAAAAACGCCGATATCGAAGCCCTTGAATCGCGCGTCAGCGATTTTCTCGGCTTTGCCGTGGCAATCAATCACAAGAAAAAAGGCAATGGCAAAATTGTCTTGAAATACCAATCCCTTGATGAATTGGAATCGATTTTCGGCAAATGGGGTTTTGATCAACGTTCCTAA